One Phycisphaerae bacterium DNA window includes the following coding sequences:
- a CDS encoding DUF3592 domain-containing protein, which produces MEQKTKHASLSKKRRWGLSLFGLPFFAVGCVMAFLCARMIVHYYAARSWAETPAEIVFVKMESDETDRVVCSYVYTFEGREYKGDRVSLIGGSDNIGKWQRATYERLKQAFDRQQPVVCYVNPHKPERALLDREIRWLMVMFFVGFIVVFGGFGGLMLTIGLVGTSTGRHAQRMSQQYPDEPWLWNKRWAGGVIHSKASHKAAGTWAGAILWNGITLPVSTAIWPELSHGPLTLLWLFVIVFPLVGLLLIGGAIRATLMARKFRGTRLELDTFPGVIGGHFKGNLLVSGGLSQLDEVTLTLRCIRTVSSGEDTNRNTLWEDSRAVHPPSTTFGHAGVVLPIDFQIPYSCEPYDDSLQERPVTWELHARAEIPGVDLDLTFDVPVFRTESSDPSLGESPEMDRLEREMLESDESPAPGKVREERDASGYPSLVSSAWPGVGLAAVFLGAAVVCSGVAVFSAMQVAQHEWFMLIFLIVFGLVSLLLWLVLFSLIGGTRVSFEPGIVRVARRLGPIILRKEVPASEIVTITQSQSASSGNRRWYAVKAETCGGRKVQLAGMIPGETAAKWFVRRVEMLAGVKALQRPGGRSTGSLAD; this is translated from the coding sequence ATGGAACAGAAAACGAAGCACGCGTCGCTCTCCAAGAAACGCCGCTGGGGACTCTCGCTATTCGGCCTGCCGTTCTTTGCCGTTGGATGCGTCATGGCGTTCCTCTGTGCTCGCATGATCGTCCATTACTACGCGGCCCGGAGCTGGGCTGAGACGCCGGCCGAAATCGTGTTCGTGAAGATGGAGAGCGACGAAACCGACCGTGTCGTCTGCAGCTATGTCTACACGTTTGAGGGACGGGAATACAAAGGCGACCGGGTGAGCCTCATCGGGGGCAGCGACAACATCGGCAAGTGGCAGCGGGCCACCTATGAGCGGCTCAAGCAGGCGTTCGACCGGCAGCAGCCGGTGGTATGCTACGTCAACCCCCACAAGCCGGAGAGAGCCCTGCTGGATCGCGAGATCCGCTGGTTGATGGTCATGTTCTTCGTCGGCTTCATTGTCGTTTTTGGCGGCTTCGGAGGACTCATGCTGACGATCGGCCTGGTCGGAACCTCCACCGGCCGGCATGCCCAGCGGATGTCTCAGCAATACCCCGACGAGCCATGGTTGTGGAACAAGCGGTGGGCGGGCGGAGTCATTCACAGCAAGGCAAGTCACAAGGCGGCGGGCACGTGGGCCGGGGCGATTCTCTGGAACGGCATCACCCTCCCGGTGTCGACGGCGATCTGGCCGGAGCTGAGTCACGGGCCGCTGACATTGTTGTGGCTTTTTGTGATCGTCTTTCCGCTGGTCGGGCTGCTGCTCATCGGCGGCGCCATCCGGGCCACGCTCATGGCTCGCAAGTTCCGCGGCACTCGCCTGGAGTTGGACACCTTTCCCGGCGTGATTGGCGGACACTTCAAGGGCAATCTGCTGGTTAGCGGCGGGCTGTCGCAGTTGGACGAGGTGACCCTCACGCTGCGCTGCATCCGCACCGTCTCGTCCGGTGAGGACACGAATCGCAATACGCTCTGGGAGGACAGCCGGGCGGTTCACCCGCCGAGTACGACTTTCGGCCACGCGGGCGTCGTGCTGCCAATAGACTTCCAGATTCCCTACTCGTGCGAGCCCTACGACGATTCGCTGCAGGAGCGGCCGGTGACCTGGGAGCTGCACGCCCGGGCAGAGATACCGGGCGTGGACCTCGACCTGACCTTTGACGTCCCGGTCTTTCGAACGGAATCGAGTGACCCATCGCTGGGCGAGTCACCCGAGATGGACCGTCTCGAACGAGAGATGCTCGAAAGTGATGAGTCGCCCGCGCCGGGCAAGGTCCGGGAGGAACGGGACGCCTCGGGCTATCCTTCGCTGGTCTCGTCCGCATGGCCCGGCGTGGGACTTGCGGCCGTGTTTTTAGGTGCTGCCGTCGTGTGCAGTGGAGTGGCAGTCTTCTCCGCGATGCAGGTCGCTCAACATGAGTGGTTCATGCTGATTTTCCTGATCGTCTTCGGGCTCGTATCACTGCTCCTCTGGCTAGTGCTGTTTAGCCTCATCGGCGGCACGCGGGTCTCTTTTGAGCCCGGCATCGTCCGAGTGGCGCGGCGGCTGGGACCGATCATATTGAGGAAGGAGGTGCCGGCCTCGGAGATCGTGACGATCACCCAATCGCAGTCCGCCAGCAGCGGCAACAGGCGGTGGTATGCGGTGAAGGCGGAGACCTGCGGTGGCCGGAAGGTGCAGCTGGCGGGTATGATCCCGGGCGAGACGGCCGCCAAGTGGTTCGTGCGGCGTGTGGAGATGCTGGCCGGAGTCAAAGCCTTGCAGCGACCGGGCGGCCGATCGACCGGGAGCCTAGCCGATTGA
- the sucC gene encoding ADP-forming succinate--CoA ligase subunit beta has protein sequence MRIHEYQSRQLLTDAGVPVSSAELAETVEQAVAAHGRMDGRVVVKAQVLAGGRGKAGFVTLCKDAGEVRAAAEFMLTHRMVSRQTGPDGVLVRKLLVAAAVDIAREYYVGMVIDRGRRCPVMMASREGGVEIEEVAVRHPEAIVKDWLHPHLGILPFQVRRLTAGLGLTGKDEVKVAGRIVEGLARVFFKYDATLAEINPLVLTKGGELLAIDAKLSFDDNALYRHPEIEALHDPSEEDPAEIRAKAAGLSYIALDGNIGCLVNGAGLAMATMDLVKLHGGAPANFLDVGGSVTAEGAFEAFRILLADRKVKGVLVNIFGGIAKCDLIAEALVAAAREVGFHVPVVVRLEGTNADRARQILRAAQVPRLTAADDLTDAARKVCAVV, from the coding sequence ATGAGGATTCACGAATACCAGTCACGTCAGTTGTTGACCGATGCAGGCGTGCCGGTTTCCTCGGCCGAGTTGGCTGAGACCGTCGAGCAAGCGGTGGCGGCCCACGGTCGGATGGACGGGCGGGTGGTGGTGAAGGCCCAGGTCTTGGCCGGGGGGCGCGGCAAGGCCGGTTTCGTGACCTTGTGCAAGGACGCTGGGGAGGTACGAGCGGCGGCCGAGTTCATGCTCACTCATCGCATGGTCAGCCGGCAGACGGGGCCGGACGGCGTGCTGGTCCGCAAACTGCTGGTTGCGGCGGCGGTGGACATTGCCCGCGAGTACTACGTTGGCATGGTCATCGACCGCGGCCGGCGGTGCCCGGTGATGATGGCCAGCCGCGAGGGCGGCGTCGAGATTGAGGAGGTGGCCGTCCGCCATCCGGAGGCCATCGTCAAGGATTGGCTCCATCCCCACCTAGGCATCCTACCCTTCCAGGTGCGTCGGCTGACCGCCGGACTTGGTCTGACCGGCAAGGACGAGGTCAAGGTGGCCGGCAGAATTGTCGAGGGCCTGGCCAGGGTGTTCTTCAAGTACGATGCGACGCTGGCCGAGATCAATCCTCTCGTGCTGACCAAGGGTGGCGAGCTGCTGGCCATCGACGCCAAGCTCAGCTTCGATGACAACGCCCTGTATCGTCATCCGGAGATCGAAGCCCTGCACGACCCGAGCGAGGAGGATCCGGCCGAGATTCGGGCCAAGGCCGCCGGACTGTCCTACATCGCCCTGGACGGCAACATCGGGTGCCTGGTCAACGGCGCGGGGTTAGCGATGGCCACCATGGACCTGGTCAAGCTGCACGGCGGAGCGCCGGCCAACTTCCTCGACGTCGGCGGCAGCGTAACGGCGGAGGGAGCGTTTGAGGCGTTCCGCATTCTGCTGGCCGATCGCAAGGTCAAAGGCGTGCTGGTGAACATCTTCGGCGGGATCGCGAAGTGCGATCTGATCGCGGAGGCGCTGGTGGCCGCCGCCCGCGAGGTCGGTTTTCACGTCCCCGTGGTCGTCCGGCTGGAAGGCACCAACGCGGATCGTGCCCGGCAGATCCTGAGAGCAGCTCAGGTCCCCCGCTTAACCGCAGCTGACGATCTGACCGATGCTGCTCGGAAGGTGTGCGCCGTGGTGTAG
- a CDS encoding GNAT family N-acetyltransferase: protein MRSTTTTRVAGNSRTPGCWWPNAAWSRSWTGFEPHGGTIVNPPNDTLEYRYATKEDYPTLAVLNRRLIEDEHHRNTMTVAELEQRMAGWLEGEYEAVIFSRAGRVLGYGLYRREPGWYYLRQFFVDRDYRRQGIGRTAMKWLMQHAWQNAPRLRVEVLVGNTPGIAFWHAVGFTDYCLTLEQPIAMSNADP, encoded by the coding sequence ATGCGGTCTACCACAACCACCCGGGTGGCCGGCAACTCGAGGACACCGGGTTGCTGGTGGCCAAACGCTGCCTGGAGCCGTTCGTGGACGGGATTTGAACCACACGGAGGCACAATCGTGAATCCGCCAAACGATACCCTCGAGTACCGCTACGCCACAAAGGAGGACTATCCCACGCTGGCGGTGCTCAACCGCCGGCTGATCGAGGATGAACACCATCGGAACACCATGACGGTCGCGGAGCTCGAACAACGGATGGCCGGTTGGCTGGAGGGTGAGTACGAGGCGGTCATCTTCTCACGTGCCGGGCGTGTTCTGGGCTACGGGCTGTATCGCCGCGAGCCCGGGTGGTACTACCTGCGGCAGTTCTTCGTAGATCGCGACTATCGGCGACAAGGCATCGGACGGACGGCGATGAAGTGGCTGATGCAGCACGCCTGGCAAAACGCCCCGCGACTGCGGGTGGAAGTCCTCGTCGGCAACACCCCAGGCATCGCTTTCTGGCATGCGGTCGGCTTCACCGACTACTGCCTCACGCTGGAACAGCCGATCGCAATGTCGAACGCAGACCCGTGA
- a CDS encoding NAD+ synthase, with amino-acid sequence MKIALAQINPIVGDIVGNSQKIIDSISRARQAGASLAVFPELSVVGYPPRDLLLRPRFVQANVEAVQRIAESCIGIAALIGFVETSTNPVGRRLRNAAAYCADGRVQAVRHKSLLPTYDVFDEQRYFEPGPEVALIQHAGIPVGVSICEDLWNDDQFIARRLYQRDPVGQLAAAGAKALVNMSASPFEQGKHPFRTRLFGGQARKHHLPLVFVNQVGGNDELIFDGASTVFGPDGQVMAQARPFEEDLLIVDLTAPGATRTEIYPDEIASIHDALTLGTRDYVLKCGFKHVLLGLSGGIDSAVTAALAVAALGPGGVTGVAMPSRYSSSHSKSDAEILAHNLGIEFKMIPITPMHETFETHLTPHFAGRAPDVTEENIQARVRGGILMALSNKFGWLLLTTGNKSELAVGYCTLYGDMCGGLAVISDVPKMMVYRLAEYINQRAGRELIPRGSITKPPSAELRPDQTDQDSLPPYETLDAILDLYIREEKSPDQIVAAGFEPQTVQRVIRLIDMNEYKRKQAALGLKVTSRAFGVGRRIPIAARFRY; translated from the coding sequence GTGAAGATCGCTCTGGCCCAGATCAACCCGATAGTCGGCGATATCGTCGGCAACAGTCAGAAGATCATCGACTCCATCTCGCGAGCCCGGCAGGCCGGGGCGTCGCTGGCGGTCTTCCCCGAACTGTCGGTAGTGGGCTACCCGCCGCGCGACCTCCTGCTCAGGCCTCGCTTCGTGCAGGCCAACGTCGAGGCCGTGCAGCGAATCGCCGAATCCTGTATCGGAATCGCCGCCCTGATCGGCTTCGTCGAAACAAGCACCAACCCGGTCGGCCGCCGGTTGCGGAACGCCGCCGCCTACTGTGCCGATGGCAGAGTGCAGGCCGTCCGCCATAAGTCGCTCCTGCCGACCTACGATGTCTTCGACGAGCAGCGGTACTTCGAGCCCGGACCGGAAGTTGCCCTCATCCAGCATGCCGGCATACCGGTCGGCGTGAGCATCTGCGAAGACCTGTGGAACGACGATCAGTTCATCGCCCGACGGCTCTACCAGCGCGACCCGGTCGGCCAACTCGCCGCGGCCGGCGCCAAGGCGCTCGTCAACATGAGCGCATCGCCCTTCGAGCAGGGAAAACACCCCTTCCGAACCCGCCTTTTCGGTGGCCAGGCCCGCAAGCATCACCTGCCCTTGGTCTTCGTCAACCAGGTCGGCGGCAACGACGAACTGATCTTCGATGGGGCATCGACCGTCTTCGGCCCCGACGGCCAGGTCATGGCCCAGGCACGCCCGTTCGAGGAGGATCTGCTAATCGTCGATCTGACCGCCCCAGGCGCAACACGAACCGAGATCTATCCCGATGAGATCGCCTCGATACACGATGCCCTTACGCTCGGCACGCGCGACTACGTCCTTAAATGCGGATTCAAGCATGTCCTCCTCGGCCTGTCCGGCGGCATCGACTCCGCCGTGACTGCCGCATTGGCGGTGGCCGCGCTCGGCCCCGGAGGCGTGACCGGCGTGGCTATGCCCTCACGATACAGCAGCAGTCACAGCAAGAGCGACGCCGAAATCCTGGCTCACAACCTGGGTATCGAGTTCAAGATGATCCCCATCACCCCGATGCACGAAACATTCGAAACCCACCTCACGCCACATTTCGCTGGCCGAGCACCCGATGTCACCGAGGAGAATATCCAGGCCCGGGTCCGCGGCGGGATCCTCATGGCTCTCTCGAACAAGTTCGGCTGGCTGCTGCTGACCACGGGTAACAAGAGTGAACTGGCGGTCGGCTACTGCACGCTCTACGGCGATATGTGCGGCGGGCTGGCGGTCATCAGCGACGTGCCCAAGATGATGGTCTATAGACTGGCCGAATACATCAACCAGCGAGCAGGGCGGGAACTCATCCCCCGAGGCAGTATCACCAAGCCGCCGTCGGCCGAGCTGCGCCCAGACCAGACCGACCAGGACAGCCTGCCACCATACGAAACCCTTGATGCAATCCTGGATCTCTACATCCGCGAAGAAAAGAGCCCCGACCAGATCGTCGCCGCCGGCTTTGAGCCTCAGACCGTCCAGCGGGTCATTCGACTCATCGACATGAACGAGTACAAGCGCAAACAGGCCGCCCTCGGCCTCAAAGTCACCAGCCGAGCCTTCGGCGTCGGACGCCGGATACCGATCGCTGCACGCTTCAGGTACTGA
- a CDS encoding sugar phosphate isomerase/epimerase, with product MRIGFLSSFDRDRIAFARQHGFGSVELLVKPEDPFMPGHDGWQSRAAEVRATYREAGLRVSCIGGFYVNHMDADPNVARAHHERVRSCITLARELGVGTVAGFAGRVMNAELDASLPRFKEIWNEHAKAAADAGVRIAFEHCPMGFFHLPFGGINCICTPAMWERCFDAVPSEAIGLEWDASHLLCQLIDPVANLRQFGSKVYHVHSKDAKVYRDVMGRYGICHPGAIEHCFPGLGDSDWAAIVKELLRAGYRGDLNIEGWHDAVYHNHPGGRQLEDTGLLVAKRCLEPFVDGI from the coding sequence ATGCGTATCGGATTCCTGAGTTCCTTCGATCGTGATCGCATCGCCTTCGCTCGTCAGCATGGGTTCGGCAGCGTGGAGCTGCTGGTCAAGCCCGAGGATCCGTTCATGCCCGGGCACGACGGCTGGCAGAGCCGGGCGGCTGAGGTCCGAGCAACCTACCGAGAGGCCGGACTGCGGGTCAGTTGCATCGGCGGCTTCTACGTTAACCACATGGACGCCGACCCGAACGTGGCCCGAGCTCACCACGAGCGGGTGCGGAGCTGCATCACCCTGGCCCGCGAGCTGGGCGTCGGCACGGTAGCGGGTTTCGCCGGGCGGGTCATGAACGCCGAACTCGACGCCTCGCTGCCTCGGTTCAAGGAGATCTGGAACGAACACGCCAAGGCGGCGGCCGATGCCGGGGTCCGCATTGCCTTCGAGCATTGCCCGATGGGTTTTTTCCACCTGCCGTTCGGAGGGATCAACTGCATCTGCACGCCGGCCATGTGGGAGCGGTGCTTCGACGCCGTGCCGTCTGAGGCGATCGGCCTGGAATGGGATGCCTCGCACCTCCTCTGCCAGCTGATCGACCCGGTCGCCAACTTGCGGCAGTTCGGATCGAAGGTTTATCACGTCCATTCCAAGGACGCCAAGGTCTATCGCGACGTGATGGGCCGTTACGGCATCTGCCACCCGGGGGCGATCGAGCACTGCTTCCCCGGTCTGGGCGATTCGGACTGGGCGGCCATCGTCAAGGAACTGCTGAGGGCCGGATACCGCGGGGATCTGAATATTGAGGGCTGGCACGATGCGGTCTACCACAACCACCCGGGTGGCCGGCAACTCGAGGACACCGGGTTGCTGGTGGCCAAACGCTGCCTGGAGCCGTTCGTGGACGGGATTTGA
- a CDS encoding LysR family transcriptional regulator, translated as MYFEAVKIFCDVVRLNSFSRAAALNRISQSAVSQNVLQLEKGLGVQLLDRSKRPFQLTPEGKVYFEGCQTLVDEYAAVEARVRSLKNEVAGTVSVAAIYSVGLGDMSRYVAQFAHLYPKAEVRLAYLHPHRVQEGVETGDFDLGLVSYPTIGRDLVALPWRDEPMVVVCRPQHRLAGHREARAADLRGERFVAFADNLVIRKEIDRRLAKHGCQLNVVMAFDNVETIKRAVEIGEGIAILPEPTVQAELSAGVLVAVPLVEPVMVRPMGIIHAKRVLSRTAQVFIDLIRGGVPQTAERPTEPPSSPCAAKVEGTTSSTAAGPVRNRRRSKTKEKV; from the coding sequence ATGTACTTCGAAGCCGTGAAGATCTTCTGCGACGTCGTCCGGCTGAACAGCTTCTCCCGAGCTGCAGCCCTCAACCGCATTTCCCAATCCGCCGTGAGTCAGAACGTCCTGCAACTGGAGAAAGGCCTGGGAGTACAGCTCCTGGATCGCTCCAAACGACCTTTCCAGCTGACCCCGGAGGGCAAAGTGTATTTCGAGGGCTGCCAGACCCTGGTGGACGAGTACGCGGCCGTCGAGGCCCGCGTCAGATCGCTCAAAAACGAGGTGGCCGGCACGGTCAGTGTGGCGGCCATCTACTCGGTCGGCCTGGGCGATATGAGCCGATACGTGGCCCAGTTCGCCCATCTGTACCCCAAGGCCGAAGTGCGCCTGGCCTACTTGCACCCCCACCGGGTCCAGGAAGGTGTGGAAACCGGCGACTTCGACCTGGGCTTGGTGTCGTATCCCACGATCGGCCGCGATCTCGTGGCCCTGCCGTGGCGAGACGAGCCGATGGTCGTCGTCTGCCGACCGCAACACCGCCTGGCCGGTCACAGGGAGGCTCGGGCGGCGGACCTGCGCGGCGAGCGGTTCGTCGCCTTCGCCGACAACCTCGTGATCCGCAAAGAGATCGACCGACGGCTCGCCAAGCACGGCTGTCAGCTGAACGTGGTCATGGCCTTCGATAACGTCGAGACCATCAAGCGGGCAGTCGAGATCGGTGAGGGAATCGCGATCCTGCCGGAACCCACCGTCCAGGCGGAACTCTCCGCAGGGGTCCTGGTGGCCGTGCCGCTGGTGGAGCCCGTCATGGTCCGACCGATGGGGATCATTCACGCCAAACGAGTGCTTTCACGCACCGCCCAGGTGTTCATCGATCTGATCCGGGGTGGCGTGCCCCAGACCGCGGAGCGCCCGACCGAACCGCCGTCCAGCCCATGTGCCGCCAAGGTCGAAGGGACAACCAGTTCTACCGCTGCCGGACCCGTTCGGAACCGGCGGCGATCGAAAACGAAAGAGAAGGTCTGA